The following is a genomic window from Spirosoma foliorum.
AAAACCCTCCCAATCGGTCCGGCCGGGTTCGTTGATGTGGACGTGCGGGTCGATAACACCCGCCATCAGCACACTATCGCCAATAGCGATTACATCACCAGCAAAATCTACCGGCACTTCTGAGCAAACATCCGCAATCAGACCGTTTTTCAGAATGACAACAGCCTGTCTGATTCCGTGTGGAGTACAGATTTTATTTCCGTTGATAGCCAGGTCGATCATACTAAAAAATAGAAAATTAATTTCTATACTAGAGGTCAATACTACCCAAAACGGCCGAAACAACCATGAAGATCAGCTTGAAAAAAAATGCATACGGCAAGAATGCAGTGAATCTGTCAAAAATCATTCGGCACCCTAATTACCACGAATTCAGACAGATATCGGTTGCTATTTCGCTGGAAGGAGACTTCGAAACCGCACATACGTTGGGCGACAATTCCAAAATATTACCGACCGATACGCAGAAAAACACAGTATATGCATTGGCAAAAGAGCATTTTGTCGATTCAATCGAGAACTTCGGATTGTATTTAGCCAATTATTTTATCATCACTAATCCGCAAGTTTCGCAGGCAACCGTTCACATTATCGAACACCCCTGGACGCGCATGGCCTTCGATGGCGAACCACATCATCATGCTTATGTAGGTGGTGGCTCCGAAAAACACACCACTACGATTGTACAAACGACCGATGGCGTCAGTATAACTTCAGGCATCAAAGACCTGTTGATTTTAAAAACAACTGACTCGGGTTTTGAAGGCTACATCAAAGACCAATACACCACTCTGAAAGAAACGGCGGATCGCATCTTCGCCACCCAATGTGAAGCGAACTGGGTGTACACATCTACAGAACTTGACTTCACGGCTCTTTTTAGCGCTTTACGCGAAACGCTGCTGAAAACTTTTGCCCACCACAAAAGTCTATCAGTTCAACAAACGCTGCTGGCAATGGGCTCGGCGATACTGGAAGGAACGCAGGAAGTAAGCGAGATTAGCCTGATTATGCCCAACAAACACCACATTCCATTCAATCTGGATCAGTTTGGTATGGACAATAAGAATGAGATTTTCATCGCCACTGACGAGCCTTATGGCTATATAACAGGGACGGTGACGAGGGAGTAATATGATGTATGATGTATGATGTATGATTTACAATTCAGTTGATCTGATCCCAACTACCTCAACACCATGCTTTGTCAGTGGCTCCACTTTGCGAGGGTTGTTGGTTAACATTCGGATTGACTTCACCCCTAACTCATTTAATATATCGGCAGCTATTGTGTAGTCTCGGGCATCTCGTTTAAAGCCAACCGCTTCGTAGGCATCCGCTGGCGCCAAGCCAAGTCGCTTGTATTCAACGCTTTTCAACAAAGCGAAATGACCATTCCCTTTCCCTTCCTGATCCAGCCAGATCACAATGCCTTTGCCTTCCTGCTGAATGAGTTGCTGCGAAATCTCCATCTGCTCCCGACAATCGCATTCAATGCTGTTAAAAGCATGGCCAAATAAACAGGACGAGTGAACCCTGCATAATACGTTCTCGGCCCCGGCTACATCGCCCATCAGCAAGGCAATCGCTTCTTTCTGGCCATTATAAAAAAGAACTTCACGGTATTCTCCGAATTTAGTTTTCAGGTTTCCCTCTGCAAGTTTAACAATCATGATGAGTATAAAGAATCACTAGAATCAAAAGCGTATTATTCAGCGTCGGCCTCTGCCAATAACCGATCGGCCAGTTCGGTCAGGCCAATGGTGGCGGGTTCGGCGATGAAGGTTACGTTCGGGCGTTTCTGCATGGTTGGGATGTTAGGGTCAACCACGTAAATTGGAACGCCCGACTGAACAGCATAAACCAACCCTGCTGCCGGGTACACATTCAGCGAAGTACCTACAACGATAAAAATATCGGCCTCCTGAGTGATATCTACCGCAACATCCATCATGGGTACTGCTTCGCCAAACCAAACAATGTGTGGACGAAGTTGGGAGCCTTTTTTACAAAGATCCCCCTGTTTAATTTCCCAACCTTCTATATCATAAATCAATGACTCATCGATGGTTGAGCGTGACTTAAACAGTTCACCGTGCAAATGAACTACCTTCGATGACCCCGCTTTTTCGTGGAGATTATCGACATTCTGTGTAATGACCGTTACGTCATACTTTTCCTCTAATTTCACCAAAGCCAGATGCCCAGCATTAGGTTTCACGCTGAGCGCCTGTTTCCGACGCTGATTATAAAAATCCTGAACCAAAGCCGGATTACGATGCCAGGCTTCGGGCGTGGCCACATCCTCAATACGGTGGTTTTCCCAAAGGCCATCCGAAGCCCGAAAAGTCGGAATTCCACTTTCGGCACTAATGCCTGCACCGGATAAAACAACGATTTTTTTCATAAAAGGAGGAACGGGAGTAGGGGGAAGAGAGGGAGGAAAGGGAGAAAGGAAAAGACGACTGCATAGCCTCTTACCCTTTTCTCCCTCTCTTCCCCCTACTCCCGTTCCTCCCCTAATTTAAAGTTACTCTACAACAATTTCATCGGTGGCAAACCAGGTTTTCTCACCTGCGTTAGGGTGGCCAGCGGGGCAAACACCTGCGTTTTTCGCCCGGATACGTACATAACGCGCCCGAGCCGTTTTAAAGTCGGCAACAACAGGCAGAATATCCCAGGGCCCATTTAGATCATAGGTAACGGGCTGAGAAATAGCTTCTTTAAAGTCTTTCCCATCTTTCGAAATCGCAATATCGACCGAGGCAGGCGGAAAGCTCCTATTCATAATGATCTTCAGGAAATTCAATGAGACTTTCGTAACGCTCGTTACATCGCCTAAATCCACCAACACATCCATATCGCCGGAGAAGCTAGTCCACTGACGACGGTCCCGTGGGGTTTCTCCCCGTACGCCATCCGTTAGTTTAGTGGTCTTGGGATCACTGTTCGAATCGGGTGCGATGGCGTAGGTGTAAGGCTTGTTTTTACCCTTATGAAGCGTGAACGTTTGGGTAAGCCTTCCTCCAGTCTGGGTCATGGCCCGAATGGTCGTCGTCTTCGTGAGCGTTATTGGCCCAATGTATTCCGTACTTTTCTCGTTCGGCTCTTTCCCGTTGAGTGTATAGAAAATACGACTGTCGGAATCCAGTTTACTTAGCCGAACCTGAATCTGGCCTTGATCGTTGGCCTGAGTTGTAGCCGAAATATCGAACAACCGCTTCGCGTAATTAACGGACATAACGTCGAGTTT
Proteins encoded in this region:
- a CDS encoding SIR2 family NAD-dependent protein deacylase is translated as MKKIVVLSGAGISAESGIPTFRASDGLWENHRIEDVATPEAWHRNPALVQDFYNQRRKQALSVKPNAGHLALVKLEEKYDVTVITQNVDNLHEKAGSSKVVHLHGELFKSRSTIDESLIYDIEGWEIKQGDLCKKGSQLRPHIVWFGEAVPMMDVAVDITQEADIFIVVGTSLNVYPAAGLVYAVQSGVPIYVVDPNIPTMQKRPNVTFIAEPATIGLTELADRLLAEADAE
- the ribA gene encoding GTP cyclohydrolase II, with product MIVKLAEGNLKTKFGEYREVLFYNGQKEAIALLMGDVAGAENVLCRVHSSCLFGHAFNSIECDCREQMEISQQLIQQEGKGIVIWLDQEGKGNGHFALLKSVEYKRLGLAPADAYEAVGFKRDARDYTIAADILNELGVKSIRMLTNNPRKVEPLTKHGVEVVGIRSTEL
- the pucL gene encoding factor-independent urate hydroxylase: MKISLKKNAYGKNAVNLSKIIRHPNYHEFRQISVAISLEGDFETAHTLGDNSKILPTDTQKNTVYALAKEHFVDSIENFGLYLANYFIITNPQVSQATVHIIEHPWTRMAFDGEPHHHAYVGGGSEKHTTTIVQTTDGVSITSGIKDLLILKTTDSGFEGYIKDQYTTLKETADRIFATQCEANWVYTSTELDFTALFSALRETLLKTFAHHKSLSVQQTLLAMGSAILEGTQEVSEISLIMPNKHHIPFNLDQFGMDNKNEIFIATDEPYGYITGTVTRE